In one window of Haloprofundus halophilus DNA:
- a CDS encoding thiolase family protein, with protein sequence MPTPVIAAARRTAQGKGGGVFEDVRSEDLSVPLIDTILDETGLSGDDIDDLMWGVAQQRGEQDNNVARVIALLSELGENTPATSINRWCASSMQAIISASDAVAAGNRDAIIAGGVENMSRVPMDGDSYQHLHPELSERYNIFQLQMGMTAEKVAEEYGVSREEQDEYALRSHERAAAATDEGYFDDQIVPIETEDGVVDEDEGIRRDTSLETLADLPPAFTGDGTVTAGNSSQISDGAAATLVTSREFAEDHGLDVLAEIGTNAVAGVDPTVMGIGPVPATRNLLERNGRSIDDYDLVELNEAFASQAVYARGELGIDEEKYNVNGGAIAVGHPLGASGARLPVALVHEMIRRDVDRGLATLCVGFGQGAAIEFSR encoded by the coding sequence ATGCCAACACCAGTCATCGCGGCCGCGCGGCGGACCGCACAGGGCAAGGGCGGCGGCGTCTTCGAGGACGTCCGCAGCGAAGACCTCTCGGTTCCGCTCATCGACACCATCCTCGACGAGACGGGACTCTCCGGCGACGACATCGACGACCTGATGTGGGGCGTCGCCCAACAGCGCGGCGAGCAGGACAACAACGTCGCCCGCGTCATCGCGCTGCTCTCGGAACTCGGCGAGAACACGCCGGCGACGAGCATCAACCGCTGGTGCGCGTCCTCGATGCAGGCCATCATCAGCGCCAGCGACGCCGTCGCCGCGGGCAACCGCGACGCCATCATCGCCGGCGGCGTCGAGAACATGTCGCGGGTGCCGATGGACGGCGACTCCTACCAGCACCTCCACCCGGAGCTCTCCGAGCGGTACAACATCTTCCAACTCCAGATGGGGATGACCGCCGAGAAAGTCGCCGAGGAGTACGGCGTCAGCCGCGAGGAACAGGACGAGTACGCGCTCCGCAGCCACGAGCGAGCGGCGGCGGCCACCGACGAAGGCTACTTCGACGACCAGATCGTCCCCATCGAGACCGAGGACGGCGTCGTCGACGAGGACGAGGGGATTCGCCGCGACACGTCGCTGGAGACGCTCGCGGACCTGCCGCCGGCGTTCACCGGCGACGGCACCGTGACGGCGGGCAACTCCTCGCAGATTTCGGACGGGGCGGCGGCGACGCTCGTCACCAGCCGCGAGTTCGCCGAGGACCACGGCCTCGACGTGCTGGCGGAAATCGGCACCAACGCCGTCGCGGGCGTCGACCCGACGGTGATGGGCATCGGCCCGGTCCCGGCGACGCGGAACCTCCTCGAACGTAACGGTCGCTCCATCGACGACTACGACCTCGTCGAACTGAACGAGGCGTTCGCCTCGCAGGCGGTCTACGCCCGGGGCGAACTCGGCATCGACGAGGAGAAGTACAACGTCAACGGCGGCGCAATCGCGGTCGGTCACCCGCTGGGAGCGAGCGGCGCTCGCCTCCCCGTGGCGCTCGTCCACGAGATGATTCGCCGCGACGTCGACCGCGGACTGGCGACGCTCTGCGTCGGCTTCGGTCAGGGCGCGGCCATCGAGTTCTCGCGGTAG
- a CDS encoding ATP-binding protein: MSTPALEVVEFLLTAHVYNENRELDENDLPPRYRRVFWAERDGDTDTDTDSAEVEPLGGVERPLSVTETDARTATGVERPWEAVSDLLFTDRTEFSGTLSFTQPEMALEWYLKRADRDRLVTNPTLAFVAEGRDGIDVTHEEAREQNRPIHADRVWIDSLLEAYFDTDDEEGDAEMLDLVHVRAPEEIEMTLDDLVLTSDQEGEISKIVKAIEHRDYLAEIGLREIGKLLFVGPPGTGKTTISRALAHELGLPFVEVKLSMITSQYLGETAKNVEKTFEVAKRLSPCILFIDEFDSVAKTRRSDEHAALKRAVNTLLKSIDDISLIRDDVLLIGATNHPDQLDAAAWRRFDEIVNFPKPDRQMRADILRVITQRMDIAEFDPESVADRTEGLTGSDLRLVLREAVLEALTEERMSLTQDDILDAVADFEERDNLKNMDMMDSDSDSLIAGNGESSDASDHGDDHDHAHDHQH; the protein is encoded by the coding sequence ATGAGCACCCCGGCTCTCGAAGTCGTCGAATTCCTTCTCACGGCCCACGTGTACAACGAAAACCGGGAGTTGGACGAGAACGACCTCCCGCCACGCTATCGGCGCGTCTTCTGGGCCGAGCGCGACGGGGACACCGACACCGACACCGACTCCGCGGAGGTCGAACCCCTCGGCGGCGTCGAACGCCCGCTCTCGGTCACCGAGACCGACGCCCGGACGGCCACCGGCGTCGAACGTCCCTGGGAGGCGGTCTCGGACCTGTTGTTCACCGACCGGACGGAGTTCTCCGGCACGCTCTCGTTCACCCAACCGGAGATGGCGCTGGAGTGGTACCTCAAACGCGCCGACCGCGACCGCCTCGTCACGAATCCGACGCTCGCGTTCGTCGCGGAAGGCCGCGACGGCATCGACGTGACCCACGAGGAGGCCCGCGAGCAGAACCGCCCCATCCACGCCGACCGCGTCTGGATCGACAGCCTGCTGGAGGCGTACTTCGACACCGACGACGAGGAGGGCGACGCCGAGATGCTCGACCTCGTCCACGTCCGCGCGCCCGAGGAGATAGAGATGACGCTCGATGACCTCGTGCTCACGAGCGACCAGGAGGGCGAGATCAGCAAGATCGTCAAAGCCATCGAACACCGCGACTACCTCGCCGAGATCGGCCTCCGCGAGATCGGAAAACTGCTGTTCGTTGGCCCGCCAGGAACCGGTAAAACCACTATCTCACGCGCTCTCGCGCACGAACTCGGTCTCCCGTTCGTCGAGGTCAAACTCTCGATGATCACCTCGCAGTACCTCGGCGAGACGGCGAAGAACGTCGAGAAGACGTTCGAGGTCGCAAAGCGGCTCTCGCCGTGCATCCTCTTCATCGACGAGTTCGACTCCGTCGCCAAAACCCGCCGCAGCGACGAGCACGCGGCGCTCAAGCGCGCGGTCAACACCCTGCTGAAGAGCATCGACGACATCTCGCTCATCCGCGACGACGTGCTGCTCATCGGGGCGACGAACCACCCCGACCAGCTCGACGCGGCGGCGTGGCGGCGCTTCGACGAGATCGTCAACTTCCCGAAACCCGACCGGCAGATGCGCGCGGACATCCTCCGCGTCATCACGCAGCGGATGGATATCGCCGAGTTCGACCCCGAATCGGTCGCCGACAGAACCGAGGGCCTCACCGGGAGCGACCTCCGACTCGTCCTCCGCGAGGCCGTCTTGGAAGCACTGACCGAGGAGCGGATGTCGCTCACGCAGGACGACATCCTCGACGCGGTCGCCGACTTCGAGGAGCGGGACAACCTGAAGAACATGGACATGATGGACAGCGACTCCGACTCGCTCATCGCGGGCAACGGCGAGTCGTCGGACGCCTCGGACCACGGCGACGACCACGATCACGCGCACGACCATCAGCACTGA
- a CDS encoding MBL fold metallo-hydrolase — MRVTLLGTGDTTGTPTVGCDCDTCRAARERGVERSRFSVHVQNERTGEALLVDASPDFRSQFLSHDVPLPDALVVTHIHFDHLDGLGNAYRIFDDLPVYAADETDPKTGESVAETVRSKFDYLDRITVHAVTPFESFRVCGFDVTLVPVDHPPLLCYGLVVSDPETGAKLSLSGDTSYDVPEDSRAALAGPDLFLADAIVPAALCEHHPAGGRHRDEEGVPRTFGHKHMTREGALSMAEELRAKQTRLVHTSHFYPADEAFEEPLAVDGEQYVL; from the coding sequence ATGCGCGTCACCCTCCTCGGAACCGGCGACACGACGGGCACGCCCACCGTCGGGTGCGACTGCGACACCTGCCGGGCGGCGCGCGAACGGGGGGTCGAACGCTCGCGCTTTTCGGTTCACGTCCAGAACGAGCGGACCGGCGAGGCGCTGCTCGTCGACGCCAGCCCCGACTTCCGAAGCCAGTTTCTCTCCCACGACGTGCCGCTGCCCGACGCGCTGGTCGTCACCCACATCCACTTCGACCACCTCGACGGCCTCGGCAACGCCTACCGAATCTTCGACGACCTCCCGGTGTACGCCGCCGACGAGACCGACCCGAAGACGGGCGAGAGCGTCGCCGAGACGGTCCGCTCGAAGTTCGACTACCTCGACCGAATCACCGTCCACGCCGTGACGCCGTTCGAGTCGTTTCGCGTCTGTGGCTTCGACGTGACGCTCGTCCCCGTCGACCATCCGCCGCTGCTCTGCTACGGACTCGTCGTCTCCGACCCCGAGACGGGTGCGAAGCTCTCGCTGTCGGGCGATACGAGCTACGACGTCCCCGAGGACTCGCGCGCGGCGCTCGCCGGCCCGGACCTCTTTCTCGCCGACGCTATCGTCCCGGCGGCGCTCTGCGAACACCACCCGGCCGGCGGCCGCCACCGCGACGAGGAGGGCGTCCCGCGGACGTTCGGCCACAAACACATGACCCGCGAGGGCGCGCTCTCGATGGCCGAGGAGCTGCGCGCGAAGCAGACTCGTTTGGTCCACACTTCGCACTTCTACCCGGCCGACGAGGCGTTCGAGGAACCGCTGGCGGTCGACGGCGAGCAGTACGTGTTGTAG
- a CDS encoding DUF5787 family protein, giving the protein MQEFGFELALCAHLEETTDSLVARQLGAAVASPGSRIVDTVLVEPGPEFDARTRITPSTIPALAVESAAGVGRATYWKDAFDCHPDVARRVADRAVELGFFERERRGGREYVRRTTRYPDDWFSRLVGIENKPDLGRPGDLERQLRTDVSLALFDEVVLATESYVTRAHLNRIPEEVGVWRFDPDSGEREVVREAATLSVADPGVELLDERPLRTDVAVVGAGEKARKRRRIAERAYGKGWRSYDLPACARMNLTDDGRPYCEHFGRVVDPGSDCGESCPGFEASDPSEPGLDAIRAERSPWVREPSGVARRQSGLDQFG; this is encoded by the coding sequence GTGCAGGAGTTCGGGTTCGAGTTGGCCCTCTGTGCGCATCTCGAAGAGACGACGGACTCGCTCGTCGCCCGACAGCTCGGGGCGGCGGTCGCCTCCCCCGGCAGCCGCATCGTCGACACCGTCCTCGTCGAACCGGGGCCCGAGTTCGACGCGCGGACGCGAATCACCCCGAGCACCATCCCCGCGCTGGCGGTCGAGAGCGCCGCGGGCGTCGGCCGCGCGACGTACTGGAAGGACGCCTTCGACTGCCACCCCGACGTCGCTCGCCGCGTCGCCGACCGCGCCGTCGAACTCGGGTTCTTCGAGCGCGAGCGCCGCGGCGGCCGCGAGTACGTCCGCCGGACGACGCGCTACCCCGACGACTGGTTCTCCCGCCTGGTCGGCATCGAGAACAAACCCGACCTCGGGCGACCGGGCGACCTCGAACGACAACTCAGGACGGACGTGAGTCTCGCGCTGTTCGACGAGGTGGTGCTCGCCACCGAGAGCTACGTGACGCGCGCGCATCTCAACCGAATCCCCGAGGAGGTCGGCGTCTGGCGCTTCGACCCCGACAGCGGCGAGCGCGAGGTCGTCCGCGAGGCGGCGACACTCTCCGTCGCCGACCCCGGCGTCGAACTGCTCGACGAGCGGCCGCTCCGGACGGACGTGGCCGTCGTCGGCGCGGGCGAGAAAGCGCGGAAGCGGCGGCGAATCGCCGAACGCGCGTACGGGAAGGGGTGGCGGAGCTACGACCTGCCCGCCTGTGCCCGGATGAACCTCACCGACGACGGGCGACCCTACTGCGAGCACTTCGGACGCGTCGTCGACCCCGGCAGCGACTGCGGCGAGTCGTGTCCGGGGTTCGAGGCGAGCGACCCGTCGGAACCGGGGTTGGACGCGATCCGCGCCGAGCGCTCGCCGTGGGTCCGGGAACCCTCGGGTGTCGCGCGGCGACAGAGCGGGTTAGACCAGTTCGGGTGA
- a CDS encoding translation initiation factor IF-2 subunit gamma, with protein sequence MVTQTQQPEVNIGLVGHVDHGKTTLVQALSGSWTDQHSEEMKRGISIRLGYADATFRRCPGMDEPECYTVEEECENGEPSEPIRTVSFVDAPGHETLMATMLSGAALMDGAVLVVSATEDVPQAQTEEHLMALDIIGIENVVIAQNKVDLVDRDRAVENYEQIKEFVEGTVAEDAPIVPVSAQQGVNLDLLIDAIEREIPTPERSDSDDARMFVARSFDINRPGTTWENLSGGVVGGSLVDGTLSVDDEIELRPGREVEEGGQSEWQPITTTVRSLQAGSQMLDTATPGGLLGVGTGLDPSLTKGDALAGQVAGTPGTLPPTREAFEMEVDLLERVVGGDDEIDEISTGEPLMLTVGTATTVGAVTSARENECEVSLKRPVCAAEGAKIAINRRVGARWRLIGIGTLVE encoded by the coding sequence ATGGTGACACAAACACAACAACCGGAGGTGAACATCGGACTCGTCGGCCACGTCGACCACGGGAAAACGACGCTGGTGCAGGCGCTCAGCGGGTCGTGGACCGACCAGCACTCGGAGGAGATGAAACGCGGTATCTCCATCCGCCTGGGCTACGCCGACGCGACGTTCCGACGCTGTCCGGGTATGGACGAACCGGAGTGTTACACGGTCGAAGAGGAGTGCGAGAACGGCGAACCGAGCGAACCGATTCGCACGGTGTCGTTCGTCGACGCACCCGGCCACGAGACGCTGATGGCGACGATGCTCTCGGGCGCGGCGCTGATGGACGGCGCGGTGCTCGTCGTGAGCGCCACCGAGGACGTGCCGCAGGCGCAGACCGAGGAACACCTGATGGCGCTCGACATCATCGGCATCGAGAACGTCGTCATCGCACAGAACAAGGTCGACCTCGTCGACCGCGACCGCGCCGTCGAGAACTACGAACAGATCAAGGAGTTCGTCGAGGGAACCGTCGCCGAGGACGCGCCCATCGTCCCGGTGAGCGCCCAGCAGGGCGTCAACCTCGACCTGCTCATCGACGCCATCGAGCGCGAGATTCCGACCCCCGAGCGCTCCGACAGCGACGACGCGCGGATGTTCGTCGCGCGCAGTTTCGACATCAACCGACCGGGGACGACGTGGGAGAACCTCTCCGGCGGCGTCGTCGGCGGCAGTCTCGTCGACGGGACGCTCAGCGTCGACGACGAGATCGAACTGCGCCCCGGCCGCGAGGTCGAAGAGGGCGGCCAGTCCGAGTGGCAGCCCATCACGACGACGGTTCGCTCGTTGCAGGCGGGCAGTCAGATGCTCGACACGGCAACGCCCGGCGGACTTCTCGGCGTCGGCACCGGTCTCGACCCGAGTCTCACGAAGGGTGACGCGCTGGCCGGGCAGGTCGCCGGGACGCCCGGCACGCTGCCGCCGACCCGCGAGGCGTTCGAGATGGAGGTCGACCTGCTCGAACGCGTCGTCGGCGGGGACGACGAAATCGACGAGATTTCGACGGGCGAACCGCTGATGCTGACCGTCGGCACCGCGACGACCGTCGGCGCGGTCACGAGCGCCCGCGAGAACGAGTGCGAGGTGTCGCTGAAGCGCCCCGTCTGTGCGGCCGAAGGGGCGAAGATAGCCATCAACCGCCGCGTCGGCGCGCGCTGGCGACTCATCGGCATCGGAACGCTCGTCGAGTAA
- a CDS encoding twitching motility protein PilT yields the protein MDTNALMMPVELDVRVFDELDRLFGPGTVDLVVPETVVDELETLSAGNGEESVAASVGADLAADRCQQVETEATYADDALVELGARGDCEYVATNDQPLRDRLLERGVRVIGLRGRNTLSITEP from the coding sequence ATGGACACCAACGCGCTCATGATGCCCGTCGAACTCGACGTTCGCGTCTTCGACGAACTCGACCGACTGTTCGGTCCGGGGACCGTCGACCTCGTGGTCCCCGAGACCGTCGTCGACGAGTTGGAGACGCTCTCGGCGGGCAACGGCGAGGAGAGCGTCGCGGCGAGCGTCGGTGCGGATCTGGCGGCCGACCGCTGTCAGCAAGTCGAGACCGAGGCGACGTACGCCGACGACGCGCTGGTCGAACTCGGCGCGCGCGGCGACTGTGAGTACGTCGCCACGAACGACCAACCCCTGCGCGACCGTCTGCTCGAACGCGGCGTTCGGGTAATCGGTTTAAGGGGTCGGAACACACTGAGTATCACAGAACCATAA
- a CDS encoding DNA-directed RNA polymerase, translating into MYKRVRLKDTVEVPPRHLADVTPERVKRLLQDKLEGRMDEDVGSVVSIAEVVDIGDGSVLPNRPGVYYEAEFDAITYDPHMQEVVDGIVVEVVEFGAFVGIGPVDGLLHVSQISDEYLAYDGENQQLASTESSDTLGVGDSVRVRVVTKSIDERNPRDSKIGLTAKQPGLGKHGWLQAEREERQATTEGN; encoded by the coding sequence ATGTACAAGAGGGTACGACTCAAGGACACGGTCGAGGTGCCCCCGCGGCACCTCGCCGACGTGACGCCCGAACGGGTGAAGCGTCTGCTACAGGACAAGTTGGAAGGACGGATGGACGAGGACGTCGGCAGCGTCGTCAGCATCGCCGAGGTGGTAGATATCGGCGACGGCTCGGTGCTCCCGAACCGACCGGGGGTGTACTACGAGGCGGAGTTCGACGCGATAACGTACGACCCCCACATGCAGGAAGTCGTCGACGGCATCGTCGTCGAAGTCGTCGAGTTCGGCGCGTTCGTCGGTATCGGTCCGGTCGACGGACTGCTGCACGTCTCGCAGATATCGGACGAGTATCTCGCCTACGACGGCGAGAACCAGCAGTTGGCGTCGACCGAGTCGTCGGACACGCTCGGCGTCGGCGACTCCGTGCGCGTCCGCGTCGTCACCAAGAGCATCGACGAGCGCAACCCGCGCGACTCGAAGATCGGCCTCACGGCGAAACAGCCCGGCCTCGGCAAGCACGGCTGGCTCCAGGCCGAACGCGAGGAGCGACAGGCCACGACGGAGGGTAACTGA
- the spt4 gene encoding transcription elongation factor subunit Spt4 gives MAKPRLACRECHYINEPDSQSCDHCGSSSLTEDWAGYVVITHPEESEIAREMNVDEPGGYALKVR, from the coding sequence ATGGCTAAACCCCGCCTCGCCTGCCGTGAGTGCCACTACATCAACGAACCGGACTCACAGAGCTGTGACCACTGCGGGTCGTCGAGCCTCACCGAAGACTGGGCGGGGTACGTCGTCATCACCCACCCGGAAGAGAGCGAAATCGCCCGCGAGATGAACGTCGACGAACCCGGCGGCTACGCGCTGAAGGTCCGGTGA
- a CDS encoding GTP-dependent dephospho-CoA kinase family protein — MLRLPEALRGAFKEPLGPVYVDAERLLSEAEGPIIAVGDVVTYHLRTADRDPDVAVVDGKTKREAVGDEISRVLSGDNPRIEVENPAATLSRELLAALREAVDSDENTVVVVTEGEEDLATLPAILVAPVGALVVYGQPDEGMVGVAVTPDAKAEARDLMEQLEGDSDAAFETLGV; from the coding sequence ATGCTGCGGCTCCCCGAAGCGCTCCGGGGAGCGTTCAAAGAGCCGCTGGGCCCCGTCTACGTCGACGCCGAGCGACTGCTCTCGGAAGCAGAGGGTCCGATTATCGCCGTCGGCGACGTCGTCACCTACCACCTCCGAACCGCCGACCGCGACCCCGACGTGGCCGTCGTCGACGGCAAGACCAAGCGCGAGGCCGTCGGCGACGAGATCAGCCGCGTCCTCTCGGGGGACAACCCGCGCATCGAAGTCGAGAACCCGGCGGCGACGCTCTCTCGGGAGTTGCTCGCGGCGCTCCGCGAGGCCGTCGACAGCGACGAGAACACCGTCGTCGTCGTCACCGAGGGCGAAGAGGACCTGGCGACGCTCCCCGCTATCTTGGTCGCTCCCGTCGGCGCGCTCGTCGTCTACGGCCAGCCCGACGAGGGGATGGTCGGTGTGGCCGTCACGCCGGATGCGAAGGCTGAGGCGCGCGACCTGATGGAGCAGTTGGAGGGCGACTCCGACGCAGCGTTCGAGACGCTCGGCGTCTGA
- a CDS encoding 30S ribosomal protein S24e: protein MEIEIIDEEENPMLHRTDVRFTMTHDEATPSRLSVRDSLAAKLDKNSDEVVIHELDTKFGMRKTAGYAKVYESPEFARDVEQEYMLERNKITAEDGDAEAEEA, encoded by the coding sequence ATGGAAATCGAAATCATCGACGAGGAGGAGAACCCGATGTTGCACAGAACGGACGTTCGATTCACGATGACCCACGACGAGGCGACGCCCTCGCGCCTCTCGGTCCGCGACAGCCTCGCGGCGAAACTCGACAAGAACTCCGACGAAGTCGTCATCCACGAACTCGACACGAAGTTCGGCATGCGCAAGACCGCCGGCTACGCGAAAGTGTACGAGAGCCCCGAGTTCGCCCGCGACGTCGAGCAGGAGTACATGCTCGAACGCAACAAGATCACCGCGGAGGACGGCGACGCGGAAGCCGAAGAAGCGTAA
- a CDS encoding bifunctional N(6)-L-threonylcarbamoyladenine synthase/serine/threonine protein kinase yields the protein MRVLGIEGTAWAASAALHDTERDETFIESDPYEPDSGGIHPREAAEHMSEAIPRVVETVLERAEATSGEQSPPIDAVAFSRGPGLGPCLRIVGTAARALAGALDVPLVGVNHMVAHLEIGRHESGFDSPVCLNASGANAHLLGYHNGRYRVLGETMDTGVGNAIDKFTRHVGWTHPGGPKVERAAADGEYIDLPYTVKGMDFSFSGIMSAAKQAADDGEAVEDICFSLQEHVFGMLTEVAERALSLTGTDELVLGGGVGQNRRLREMLASMCEERGAEFYAPDPRFLRDNAGMIAVLGAKMCAAGDTVPIDESAIDPNFRPDQVPVTWRGDAESVARAVDDDGAVRGAEATVEFHGERVVKRRVPKAYRHPELDARLRRERTVAEARLTSEARRAGVPTPLVRDVDVREATITFQRVGEADLAATLDADAVADVGRSLASLHRVGIVHGDPTTRNVRVGESRTFLIDFGLGFHTGHVEDHAMDLHVFEQSIEGTAADPDPLLEAFEAGYAETGGDDVLARLRTVESRGRYR from the coding sequence GTGCGCGTTCTGGGTATCGAAGGGACGGCGTGGGCCGCCAGCGCCGCGTTGCACGATACAGAACGCGACGAGACTTTTATCGAATCAGACCCGTACGAACCCGACAGCGGCGGCATTCACCCGCGCGAGGCGGCCGAACACATGAGCGAGGCCATCCCGCGCGTCGTCGAAACCGTTCTGGAGCGCGCCGAAGCGACGAGTGGGGAACAGAGCCCTCCGATAGATGCGGTTGCGTTCTCCCGCGGCCCCGGCCTCGGCCCGTGTCTCCGCATCGTCGGCACCGCCGCCAGAGCGCTCGCCGGCGCGCTCGACGTGCCGCTGGTCGGCGTCAACCACATGGTCGCGCACCTCGAAATCGGCCGCCACGAGTCCGGTTTCGACTCCCCGGTCTGTCTCAACGCCTCGGGGGCGAACGCCCACCTGCTCGGCTACCACAACGGTCGCTACCGCGTCCTGGGCGAGACGATGGACACCGGCGTCGGCAACGCCATCGACAAGTTCACCCGACACGTCGGCTGGACCCACCCCGGCGGGCCGAAAGTCGAACGGGCGGCCGCAGACGGCGAGTACATCGACCTCCCGTACACGGTGAAGGGGATGGACTTCTCCTTCTCGGGCATCATGAGCGCCGCCAAGCAGGCCGCTGACGACGGCGAGGCGGTCGAAGACATCTGCTTCTCGCTCCAGGAACACGTCTTCGGCATGCTCACCGAAGTCGCCGAGCGCGCGCTCTCGCTCACGGGGACCGACGAACTCGTCTTGGGCGGTGGGGTCGGACAGAACCGGCGCCTCAGGGAGATGCTGGCGTCGATGTGCGAGGAACGCGGCGCGGAGTTCTACGCGCCGGACCCGCGTTTCCTGCGGGACAACGCCGGGATGATCGCGGTTTTGGGCGCGAAGATGTGCGCCGCCGGCGACACCGTCCCCATCGACGAATCCGCCATCGACCCGAACTTCCGCCCCGACCAGGTGCCGGTGACGTGGCGCGGCGACGCGGAGTCGGTCGCCCGCGCCGTCGACGACGACGGCGCCGTCAGGGGCGCGGAAGCGACCGTCGAGTTCCACGGCGAGCGCGTCGTGAAACGGCGCGTCCCGAAGGCGTACCGCCACCCCGAACTCGACGCGCGGCTCCGCCGCGAGCGGACGGTCGCGGAAGCGCGGCTCACGAGCGAGGCGCGGCGGGCGGGCGTCCCGACGCCGCTGGTTCGGGACGTCGACGTGCGCGAGGCGACTATCACGTTCCAGCGCGTCGGCGAGGCCGACCTCGCGGCGACGCTCGACGCCGACGCCGTCGCCGACGTGGGTCGCTCCCTCGCGTCGCTGCACCGCGTCGGAATCGTCCACGGCGACCCGACGACGCGGAACGTCCGGGTCGGCGAGAGTCGGACGTTCCTCATCGACTTCGGCCTCGGCTTTCACACCGGCCACGTCGAGGACCACGCGATGGACCTGCACGTGTTCGAACAGAGCATCGAGGGGACGGCTGCCGACCCCGACCCGCTTCTGGAGGCGTTCGAGGCGGGCTACGCGGAGACCGGCGGCGACGACGTGCTCGCGCGCCTCCGCACCGTGGAGTCGCGCGGGCGCTATCGCTGA
- a CDS encoding DUF5808 domain-containing protein, translated as MADKPETGELFGVPYNFERPSAGRMLSSYWQPGDRMLVKKPFGVGYTLNLANWRSWVVLLVAAVLLFQERKSREEAEYEDDGPVEVVVDDD; from the coding sequence ATGGCCGACAAACCCGAGACCGGCGAACTGTTCGGCGTCCCGTACAACTTCGAGCGCCCGAGCGCCGGTCGGATGCTGTCTTCGTACTGGCAACCCGGTGACCGAATGCTGGTGAAGAAACCGTTCGGCGTGGGCTACACGCTCAACCTCGCCAACTGGCGCTCGTGGGTCGTCCTGCTGGTCGCGGCGGTGCTGCTCTTCCAGGAGCGCAAGAGCCGCGAAGAAGCCGAGTACGAGGACGACGGACCGGTCGAAGTCGTCGTCGACGACGACTGA
- a CDS encoding non-canonical purine NTP pyrophosphatase — MLHYVTTNEGKVAEATSYLGESVGQVDFDYTEIQSDDLGRIAAHGAREAYRQVGEPVLVDDAGLFVDALGGFPGPYSSYVEDTVGIDRVWRLGEQEENRKASFRCVLAYCDGEPFAASPDPVDRDDRVAAAATGAERDAEETEPLPVKLFEGVVRGRLVAPRGEGGFGYDPIFEHDGKTMAEMSTEEKNAISHRGRALAKFGEWYAER; from the coding sequence ATGCTCCACTACGTGACGACGAACGAGGGGAAAGTCGCGGAGGCGACGTCGTACCTCGGCGAGTCGGTCGGACAGGTCGACTTCGACTACACGGAGATTCAAAGCGACGACCTCGGGCGTATCGCGGCTCACGGCGCGCGCGAGGCGTACCGACAGGTGGGCGAACCCGTCCTCGTCGACGACGCGGGGCTGTTCGTCGACGCCCTCGGTGGGTTTCCGGGTCCGTACTCCTCGTACGTCGAGGATACCGTCGGCATCGACCGCGTCTGGCGGTTGGGCGAACAGGAGGAGAACCGGAAGGCGTCGTTCCGCTGCGTGCTCGCCTACTGCGACGGCGAACCGTTCGCGGCGTCGCCGGACCCGGTGGACCGAGACGACCGCGTCGCCGCCGCCGCGACGGGCGCGGAGCGAGACGCCGAGGAGACCGAACCTCTGCCCGTCAAACTGTTCGAGGGTGTCGTCCGCGGCCGGCTCGTCGCCCCGCGCGGCGAGGGCGGGTTCGGCTACGACCCCATCTTCGAGCACGACGGAAAGACGATGGCCGAGATGAGCACCGAGGAGAAAAACGCCATCTCGCATCGGGGGCGTGCGCTGGCGAAGTTCGGGGAGTGGTACGCCGAGCGATAG